A stretch of DNA from Paenibacillus albus:
ATCCGCATGAGTTCTCTGGCGGTCAGCGTCAGCGGATCGGGATTGCGCGCGCACTTGCGGTTAATCCGAAGTTTATCGTCTGCGATGAGCCGATCTCAGCGCTTGACGTATCGATTCAAGCGCAGGTTGTTAACTTGCTGCAGGATTTGCAGCGTGATCTGGGTCTAACGTACCTGTTCATCGCGCATGACCTTGCAATGGTTAAACATATCAGTGACCGCGTTGCCGTTATGTACTTGGGTAAAATGGTTGAGCTTGCAGAGAGCGAAGAGCTTTATGCGAATCCGAAGCACCCGTACACGAAAGCTCTTATGTCCGCGATTCCGGTGCCGGATCCGGATGTAGAGGAAACGAAAGAACGTATCGTTCTGACTGGCGACCTGCCAAGCCCGATTAGCCCGCCAAGCGGCTGTCACTTCCGTACACGCTGTCCGTTTGCGACAGAGAAATGCGCGAACGAAGTGCCGCTGTTCCGCGAAGTGGAGCCTAATCACTGGGCTGCTTGCCATTATGCATAATTAGTAGGAATAAGAGAAGGACGTTTCGCGGTTCCCTGCGAAACGTCCTTCTTTGTGTGCTTGTGCTAGAGGATGCGTTCACCAAGGAGGGAGCCGATAAGCTCGACGGCAAGTCTTGCCGTTCTCCCGCTCGGATCAAGCGAAGGGTTCACCTCGACGAGATCGGCGGAGGTTACACGTCCGCTGTCGTACAGCATCTCCATCGCAAGATGCGCTTCGCGGTAATTTAATCCGCCACGGACGGGAGTTCCGGTTCCCGGTGCTTCGCCAGGGTCGACGCTGTCGATATCGAAGCTGACATGAATGCCTTCTGAGCCATACGAGGCAATGGCGATTGCACGCTCCATCACGCGGGCCATACCGATGCGGTCAATGTCGTGCATCGTGAAGCAGCTGATGCCGCTGGCATATATATTCCGCTTCTCGCCCTCATCGAGCTCGCGGCTGCCGACGAGGACGACGCGCTTGGATTGCAGCTTCGGGTTCACGCCATACATATTCGTGAAGCGTGCATCGCCAAGGCCGAGGCTGGCTGCGAGCGCCATGCCGTGCAGGTTACCTGAAGGTGTCGTCTTAGGCGTGTTCATATCGGCGTGCGCATCGATCCAGATGACTCCGAGCTGCTGGATGTGCTGCGTTAAGCCGGCTATCGTACCAATGGAGATGCTGTGATCTCCGCCGATCGTCAGTGGAAAGGCGCCGCTCTTAGCGATAGAGAGGACTAGCTCCGCAACGTCCTCGTTCATCGCCTGCACGCGGCCCCAATTGCGCATCCGTTCCATGGAACGGCGATCCTTCGATAGCTTCTGCCATTCAAGCGGAGGAAGAATAGTTGCGGGCCTTTTGAGCTGCTTGAGCTTCTCCAATAGTCCTGCCTGCAGAACAGCTTGCGGTCCGCCATCTGTGCCCGGACGGCTCGCCCCGTGATGGAACGGTACGGGAAGGACGGTGACCGGCTGCCGGTGTTTGCTCATGTGGGATTTCCTCCTTTTGCCATACGCGGCAGGCTTGCGATCTGTTTGCTTTATATATAGGCGCTTAGAAGGGAGGTCATGACTAACAAGCGTGTGAATCCTTTAACACGGGTGTGAAAATGTGATACGATATGGTTTAGAATTTGGCAGGAGGCATGAAAGGGGCTTTGAACAGCTTTGAGAGTAATTGCAGGGTCGGCGAAAGGCCGGTCTTTAAAAGCGGTGCCGGGCAAGAACACGAGGCCGACAACCGATAAAGTGAAAGAAGCGATATTCAGCATGATTGGTCCGTTCTTCGATGGCGGCTTGGTGCTCGATCTGTTTGCAGGAACAGGGGGACTGGGTATTGAGTCTCTGAGCAGAGGGATGGATCGCGGGGTATTTGTTGACCTTGACGGCGGAAGTATCGAAGTGATCAAGCATAACGTACAAGCTGCACGGGTCGCGGAAAATGCGGAGATTTACCGTACGGAAGCGCTGCGTGCCGTGAAAGCGCTGGCGAAGAGAGGGCTGCAGTTCGAGCTTGTCTTCCTGGATCCGCCGTACCGGATGAAGGAGATGGACGCGCTGATCGTAGAGCTCGCTGAACGTGGTTTATTGGCGCCTCGCGCGAAAATTGTCGTCGAGCACGATGCCGAGCACGCCTATCCCGAGTCGATCGAGGGCTTCATTCAGTTGAAGCATTCGCAGTATGGCG
This window harbors:
- the rocF gene encoding arginase; the encoded protein is MSKHRQPVTVLPVPFHHGASRPGTDGGPQAVLQAGLLEKLKQLKRPATILPPLEWQKLSKDRRSMERMRNWGRVQAMNEDVAELVLSIAKSGAFPLTIGGDHSISIGTIAGLTQHIQQLGVIWIDAHADMNTPKTTPSGNLHGMALAASLGLGDARFTNMYGVNPKLQSKRVVLVGSRELDEGEKRNIYASGISCFTMHDIDRIGMARVMERAIAIASYGSEGIHVSFDIDSVDPGEAPGTGTPVRGGLNYREAHLAMEMLYDSGRVTSADLVEVNPSLDPSGRTARLAVELIGSLLGERIL
- a CDS encoding ABC transporter ATP-binding protein produces the protein MKTNNNMLIEVDQLKKYFDVGNGKLLKAVNDLSFGIREGETLGMVGESGCGKSTAGRTILRLYEPTAGAVNFKGQNIVKAKGSALKALRREMQMIFQDPYASLNPRWKVEDLIAEPIDIHGLANGSKDRKMQVERLLDRVGLRSEHASRYPHEFSGGQRQRIGIARALAVNPKFIVCDEPISALDVSIQAQVVNLLQDLQRDLGLTYLFIAHDLAMVKHISDRVAVMYLGKMVELAESEELYANPKHPYTKALMSAIPVPDPDVEETKERIVLTGDLPSPISPPSGCHFRTRCPFATEKCANEVPLFREVEPNHWAACHYA
- the rsmD gene encoding 16S rRNA (guanine(966)-N(2))-methyltransferase RsmD, producing MRVIAGSAKGRSLKAVPGKNTRPTTDKVKEAIFSMIGPFFDGGLVLDLFAGTGGLGIESLSRGMDRGVFVDLDGGSIEVIKHNVQAARVAENAEIYRTEALRAVKALAKRGLQFELVFLDPPYRMKEMDALIVELAERGLLAPRAKIVVEHDAEHAYPESIEGFIQLKHSQYGDTAVTVYRYEQQDEEQQSEVMEETRDGE